A genome region from Thermococcus gorgonarius includes the following:
- a CDS encoding 4Fe-4S dicluster domain-containing protein, which translates to MGDEERLWILVTPDKCSGCRLCEIACSLEHEGIIWPEASRIRVYEFLPGVNIPHTCVQCPDYPCVNACNFDALSVDEVTGAVLVNEEKCTECGACVLACPGNVPRIPAGKGSVVICDLCGGEPKCVEVCHEAGHDALTLVKGNYRSIYRTFAKDPVEKSAELARKMYGEEFLG; encoded by the coding sequence ATGGGCGATGAGGAAAGATTGTGGATTCTGGTAACCCCTGACAAGTGCAGCGGCTGCAGACTCTGCGAGATAGCCTGTTCCCTGGAGCACGAGGGAATAATATGGCCCGAGGCTTCCCGCATCAGGGTATACGAGTTCCTCCCCGGAGTCAACATCCCCCACACCTGCGTCCAGTGCCCGGATTATCCGTGCGTGAACGCGTGCAACTTCGATGCGCTGAGCGTGGACGAAGTGACCGGTGCCGTGCTGGTGAACGAGGAGAAGTGCACCGAGTGCGGAGCCTGCGTTCTGGCATGTCCCGGCAACGTCCCGAGGATTCCAGCAGGAAAGGGGAGCGTCGTGATATGCGACCTCTGCGGCGGGGAGCCGAAGTGCGTGGAGGTCTGCCACGAGGCCGGTCACGACGCTTTAACGCTCGTTAAGGGCAACTATCGCTCGATCTACAGGACATTCGCGAAGGATCCGGTCGAGAAGAGCGCCGAGCTTGCGAGAAAAATGTACGGGGAAGAGTTTCTGGGGTGA
- a CDS encoding aldehyde ferredoxin oxidoreductase family protein, producing the protein MKGYAGKLLDVNLSTGKVKTVELDEDMLRFYGGRGLGTYLLWRELGERWESIDPLGEENLLLILTGPLTGYYPGMKTTVVSKSPESNGVVGSVLSSEVGIELKSAGYDGIIIRGKASEPVYLFINDDEVEIRDASKYWGMGGLELHKTLLREVHEELRKKGKLKGVPKEPAMMYIGRGGEGKVRFAAIMSKLMHAAGYGGFGAVMGSKNLKAIVAKGNGPLPEVHDPERFKAMLREFQRELLTLTTFRQWGTGAGGYSVGKDHSSQPIRNWQEEYHDDERISVVNFELKAWVKKYWADYGCPVNCMKISYLRYGPYKGAITDAPDYELMAYMGTNLGIFEPEKIVYLSYLVDELGLDGINAGNVLGFAAELYQRGILTEEDLGFKLEWGDEKAFARLLELIVRGEGIGKVLAEGTYRAAKRISEMKGVDAMRYAVHVKGIGVGAHGVRSGLDYTRDISYAVSVQGGDHTATAGLPARSYEGELVNAFYDSAVICMFTTRPGFERIIEFGNAVTGFELTPEKWFNEVGLRIIHLQRILLLLGGPDVYWNPRKDDDNPPRFYEPLPSGPVKGGAPTKEEIREKVRQYYEEVGYDEHGIPREDVLEELGLGEAKREVKRIRKRLGL; encoded by the coding sequence ATGAAGGGCTACGCTGGAAAGCTCCTTGATGTTAATCTGAGCACGGGGAAGGTGAAAACCGTCGAGCTCGACGAGGACATGCTCCGCTTCTACGGCGGCAGGGGGCTCGGCACTTACCTCCTCTGGAGGGAGCTCGGCGAGAGGTGGGAGAGTATTGACCCGCTCGGCGAGGAGAACCTCCTCCTGATCCTCACCGGCCCGCTGACCGGCTACTATCCTGGAATGAAAACCACAGTGGTTTCAAAGTCCCCGGAGAGCAACGGTGTGGTGGGAAGCGTCCTGAGCAGCGAGGTGGGGATAGAGCTCAAGAGCGCGGGCTACGACGGGATAATAATCCGCGGAAAGGCCAGTGAGCCGGTTTACCTTTTCATCAACGACGACGAGGTGGAAATCAGGGACGCCTCAAAGTACTGGGGCATGGGGGGCCTTGAGCTCCACAAGACCCTGCTTAGGGAAGTCCACGAGGAGCTGAGGAAAAAGGGCAAACTGAAGGGAGTCCCGAAGGAGCCGGCGATGATGTACATTGGAAGAGGCGGAGAGGGGAAAGTGAGGTTCGCGGCGATAATGAGCAAGCTGATGCACGCCGCTGGTTACGGCGGCTTTGGGGCTGTCATGGGGAGCAAGAACCTCAAGGCGATTGTGGCTAAAGGCAACGGGCCGTTGCCTGAAGTCCACGACCCGGAGAGGTTCAAGGCAATGCTCCGCGAGTTCCAGAGGGAGCTTTTGACCCTCACCACCTTCCGCCAGTGGGGGACAGGGGCAGGCGGTTACAGCGTCGGTAAAGACCACTCAAGCCAGCCGATCAGAAACTGGCAGGAGGAGTACCACGACGACGAGAGGATAAGCGTGGTGAACTTTGAGCTCAAGGCCTGGGTGAAGAAGTACTGGGCCGACTACGGCTGTCCCGTCAACTGCATGAAGATATCCTACCTCCGCTACGGGCCGTATAAAGGCGCAATAACAGACGCGCCCGACTACGAGCTCATGGCATACATGGGGACCAACCTCGGGATATTCGAGCCCGAAAAGATTGTTTACCTCTCCTACCTAGTTGATGAGCTCGGCCTCGACGGGATAAACGCGGGCAACGTCCTCGGCTTCGCCGCGGAGCTCTACCAGAGGGGAATCCTCACGGAGGAAGACCTCGGCTTCAAGCTCGAATGGGGTGACGAGAAGGCCTTCGCGAGGCTCCTTGAGCTGATAGTCAGGGGAGAGGGCATCGGAAAAGTCCTCGCCGAAGGGACCTACCGCGCGGCGAAGCGCATCTCGGAGATGAAGGGCGTGGATGCTATGCGCTACGCTGTCCACGTCAAGGGGATTGGAGTGGGTGCCCACGGTGTCAGGAGCGGCCTTGACTACACTAGGGACATAAGCTACGCCGTCTCGGTCCAGGGAGGCGACCACACTGCAACCGCCGGCCTGCCCGCGAGGAGCTACGAGGGTGAGCTGGTGAATGCCTTCTACGACTCTGCCGTTATATGCATGTTCACGACGAGACCGGGCTTCGAGCGCATCATAGAGTTCGGAAACGCGGTTACGGGCTTTGAGCTGACGCCGGAGAAGTGGTTCAACGAGGTGGGTTTGAGAATAATCCACCTGCAGAGGATCCTTCTCCTCCTCGGAGGGCCCGACGTTTACTGGAACCCAAGAAAGGACGATGACAACCCGCCCAGGTTCTACGAACCACTGCCCAGCGGCCCGGTTAAGGGGGGTGCGCCTACCAAGGAGGAGATAAGGGAGAAGGTTCGCCAGTACTATGAAGAGGTCGGCTACGACGAGCACGGGATCCCAAGGGAGGACGTCTTGGAGGAACTCGGCCTGGGTGAGGCGAAGCGCGAGGTGAAGCGTATAAGAAAGCGCCTCGGCCTCTGA
- a CDS encoding MoaD/ThiS family protein produces MKITLILYGEHALKHGPRKELEVEEGKSVRELLRELGVSPAEHHILVNERKVNDCRLKDGDVVKVLPVVYGG; encoded by the coding sequence ATGAAGATAACTTTGATACTCTACGGCGAGCATGCCCTAAAACACGGCCCGCGAAAGGAGCTTGAGGTGGAAGAGGGGAAGAGCGTCAGAGAGCTGCTGCGGGAGCTTGGGGTAAGCCCGGCCGAGCACCACATCTTGGTGAACGAGAGGAAGGTCAATGACTGCAGGCTCAAAGACGGGGACGTCGTTAAGGTGCTCCCGGTTGTTTACGGGGGCTGA
- a CDS encoding dihydrodipicolinate synthase family protein has protein sequence MRGVTVPLVTPFNEDYSIDVPALEEHVEYLQKAGVHGIFINATTGEFTSLSTEERKFLAEKGRELVTSTFYLVGTASSNTFEVIELTKHAQDIGADYAVIAPPYYCSLSEEALFKHYSMVAEKTDIPIILYNIPSCANPLSVPLIKRLALEYSNIAGVKETIDSVNHIRDVILEVKGERKDFKVFTGLDQHFLNTLILGGDGGIMACANFAPEIHLAVWKAFQEKRFEEAFEGARRLAKLSKVYDLASSFGSAIKLAMSLRGFSIKPVLRPPYTMDGEAVREKIKELLNEVLG, from the coding sequence ATGCGCGGTGTTACAGTTCCCCTTGTTACCCCCTTCAACGAGGACTACTCCATAGACGTCCCGGCACTTGAGGAGCACGTTGAGTACCTTCAGAAGGCTGGCGTCCACGGGATATTCATCAACGCGACAACCGGAGAGTTCACGAGCCTTAGCACGGAGGAAAGGAAGTTTCTCGCTGAGAAAGGCCGTGAGCTGGTCACTTCCACCTTCTACCTCGTGGGAACGGCATCCTCAAACACCTTTGAGGTCATCGAGCTCACCAAGCACGCTCAAGACATAGGCGCGGACTACGCGGTCATAGCACCGCCCTACTACTGTTCTCTGAGCGAAGAGGCGCTATTCAAACACTACTCAATGGTGGCCGAGAAAACGGACATCCCCATCATACTCTACAACATCCCCTCCTGCGCCAACCCCCTGAGCGTCCCGCTTATCAAACGCCTTGCCCTTGAGTACTCCAACATCGCGGGCGTGAAGGAGACAATAGACAGTGTAAACCACATCAGGGATGTCATCCTTGAGGTTAAAGGCGAGAGAAAGGATTTCAAGGTCTTCACGGGCCTTGACCAGCACTTCCTCAACACGCTCATCCTCGGCGGCGACGGCGGGATAATGGCCTGCGCCAACTTCGCCCCCGAGATACACCTCGCGGTGTGGAAGGCCTTCCAGGAGAAGCGCTTTGAAGAGGCCTTCGAAGGGGCGAGAAGGCTGGCGAAGCTCTCAAAGGTTTACGACCTCGCTTCGTCCTTCGGCTCGGCTATAAAGCTGGCAATGTCTCTGCGGGGCTTCTCGATAAAACCCGTCCTGAGACCGCCTTACACCATGGACGGCGAGGCCGTTAGGGAAAAGATAAAGGAATTGTTGAACGAGGTGTTGGGCTGA
- a CDS encoding AAA family ATPase has translation MLFDPRPKERRSEIFDRDEEIKALLEGMKNYPITLLIGIRRVGKSSILRVALNECEGIGIYIDARRLYSTGGSVSQAALVGEIRNILAGKGHVGFLRGISVERVTIAGVQLKPRETTFVDLLEFLNSLGRKAGKKVIIAFDEAQYLRFYGSRGGKELLAAIAYAYDSLESLGFVFTGSEVGLLHDFLGLEDYSSPLYGRIYEEVEVKPFRRELSREFLRRGFEEVNMRVPAEEIEAAVEELDGIPGWLVEFGFHYWKRGDFERALDMTMRKARALIREELLELEKRSGRYKLILHAVAMGLTSWSSIKDYVEARAGPITNARLSELLRNLEKMGWITKEEGKYRIIDPIVEKVLKE, from the coding sequence GTGCTGTTCGATCCGAGACCGAAGGAGAGGAGGAGTGAGATATTTGACAGGGATGAAGAAATAAAGGCTCTGCTAGAGGGTATGAAAAACTACCCAATAACACTCCTCATTGGAATACGACGAGTTGGCAAAAGCTCCATTCTCAGAGTGGCCCTAAACGAGTGCGAGGGGATTGGAATTTACATCGACGCTAGAAGGCTCTATTCCACAGGTGGAAGCGTGAGCCAGGCCGCATTGGTAGGGGAGATAAGAAACATTCTTGCAGGAAAGGGACACGTGGGTTTTTTGCGGGGAATCTCTGTGGAAAGGGTAACCATCGCGGGAGTGCAACTCAAACCAAGGGAGACCACCTTCGTTGACCTCTTGGAGTTCCTTAACTCCCTGGGAAGGAAAGCCGGCAAAAAAGTCATCATAGCCTTCGATGAGGCCCAGTATTTAAGGTTCTACGGTTCAAGGGGAGGAAAGGAACTTTTAGCTGCCATAGCGTATGCGTACGACTCCCTTGAGAGCCTGGGCTTCGTTTTCACTGGTTCCGAAGTTGGACTTCTTCACGACTTCCTGGGCCTCGAGGACTACTCCAGCCCGCTCTATGGGCGAATATACGAGGAAGTCGAGGTCAAACCTTTCCGAAGGGAGCTTTCTAGGGAGTTCCTCAGGAGGGGCTTTGAGGAGGTTAACATGAGAGTCCCCGCGGAGGAAATAGAAGCCGCCGTCGAGGAGCTTGACGGAATCCCCGGCTGGCTGGTCGAGTTCGGCTTCCATTACTGGAAGAGGGGGGACTTCGAGCGGGCCCTCGACATGACGATGAGAAAGGCCAGGGCCCTCATCAGGGAGGAACTCCTAGAGCTTGAGAAAAGGAGCGGGAGATACAAGCTCATACTCCATGCCGTGGCGATGGGGCTGACCAGCTGGAGTTCCATTAAAGACTACGTAGAGGCCAGGGCAGGCCCCATAACCAATGCACGGCTGAGTGAACTTTTGAGGAACCTGGAAAAAATGGGATGGATAACCAAGGAAGAAGGAAAATACCGGATTATAGACCCCATTGTGGAAAAAGTGCTGAAGGAGTAG
- a CDS encoding arginine--tRNA ligase, which produces MAYTDVLERVKSALRDALEEMLIEAGKEWDGEITFDDTPSLELGDFGTAVAFQLARVFRKAPKLIAEEIVERLKGTLPDEIAEVKAVNGYINFYLDYDRFGKALVEEILGKGEAYGESDIGKGKKVIVEHTSVNPTKPLHMGHARNSVLGDTMARIMRKLGYTVEVQNYIDDLGVQFAQVLWGYLNLKEEFERIEAELREKGLKEDFIDHMMGLLYVEVNKHIEENPDVDRQVRELMKKLEEGDNEIAEMGRKLAERVVKAQMLTTYRMGIAYDLLSWESDIMKSGIFNEAYELIEANENFFWAEEGKYKGAFVMDLRKLFPDMKNPFLVLRRSDGTATYTGKDIAYHLWKFGKVKADMLYKLWDKLENHETWTTAPDGKEMPGKFGRADIVINVIGAEQRHPQMAIKYALQLLGFEDSAKNFHHLAYEHVVRPEGSFSGRKGTWVGFTVDEVLNEAVQRARELVEQKNPNLSEEEKDEIAEAVGVGAVRFNLVKYSPDKIITFRWDDVLNFEGESAPYIQYAHARCASIMRKAEESGIDTDWKNLLEKADFSKLTNREKELIKLLAKFPTVIEQAGRDIKPHLIPAYLNELASLFNRFYMDHPVLKAEEGIREERLLLVLAVKQVLRNGLELLGIEAPERM; this is translated from the coding sequence ATGGCCTACACAGACGTTCTGGAAAGGGTAAAGTCCGCCCTTCGGGATGCTCTTGAGGAAATGCTTATCGAGGCTGGAAAAGAGTGGGACGGCGAGATAACCTTTGACGATACCCCAAGCCTTGAGCTCGGAGACTTCGGAACTGCAGTTGCTTTCCAGCTGGCCAGAGTCTTCAGGAAGGCCCCCAAGCTCATCGCGGAAGAGATCGTGGAGAGGCTTAAAGGAACGCTCCCCGACGAGATTGCAGAGGTCAAGGCCGTGAACGGCTACATAAACTTCTATCTCGACTACGACCGCTTTGGAAAAGCCCTCGTTGAGGAAATCCTTGGGAAGGGAGAGGCCTATGGTGAGAGCGATATCGGGAAGGGCAAGAAGGTCATCGTCGAGCACACCTCTGTAAACCCGACCAAGCCCCTCCACATGGGACACGCGAGGAACTCTGTTTTGGGCGACACGATGGCGAGGATAATGAGAAAGCTCGGCTACACCGTCGAGGTTCAGAACTACATAGACGACCTTGGCGTTCAGTTTGCCCAAGTCCTCTGGGGCTACCTCAACCTGAAGGAGGAGTTCGAGAGGATTGAGGCCGAGTTGAGGGAGAAGGGCCTCAAGGAGGACTTCATAGACCACATGATGGGCCTGCTCTACGTTGAAGTGAACAAGCACATAGAGGAGAATCCAGACGTGGACAGGCAAGTCCGCGAGCTCATGAAGAAGCTGGAAGAGGGGGACAACGAGATAGCAGAAATGGGCAGGAAGCTGGCCGAAAGGGTTGTTAAGGCCCAGATGCTCACAACCTACCGCATGGGAATAGCCTACGACCTGCTCAGCTGGGAGAGTGACATAATGAAGAGCGGGATTTTCAACGAGGCCTACGAGCTTATAGAGGCCAACGAGAACTTCTTCTGGGCTGAGGAGGGCAAATATAAGGGTGCCTTCGTGATGGATTTGAGGAAGCTTTTCCCCGACATGAAGAACCCGTTTTTGGTGCTCAGGAGGAGCGACGGAACTGCAACTTACACGGGCAAGGACATAGCCTATCACCTCTGGAAGTTCGGCAAGGTTAAAGCCGACATGCTCTATAAGCTCTGGGATAAGCTGGAGAACCACGAGACCTGGACGACCGCTCCAGATGGAAAAGAGATGCCCGGTAAGTTCGGGAGGGCAGATATAGTCATAAACGTGATCGGAGCAGAACAGAGGCATCCGCAGATGGCGATAAAGTACGCCCTCCAGCTCCTCGGCTTTGAGGATTCGGCGAAGAACTTCCACCACTTGGCTTACGAGCACGTGGTAAGGCCGGAGGGTTCATTCTCGGGCAGGAAGGGAACGTGGGTCGGCTTCACCGTTGACGAGGTGCTCAACGAGGCAGTGCAGAGGGCAAGGGAGCTGGTAGAGCAGAAGAACCCGAACCTGAGCGAGGAAGAGAAGGACGAGATAGCGGAAGCGGTTGGCGTTGGCGCTGTCCGCTTCAACCTCGTCAAGTACAGTCCCGACAAGATAATCACCTTCCGCTGGGACGACGTTCTGAACTTCGAGGGAGAGAGCGCACCATACATCCAGTACGCCCACGCGCGCTGTGCCTCAATTATGAGGAAGGCCGAGGAGAGCGGCATAGACACAGACTGGAAGAACCTCCTTGAGAAAGCCGACTTTTCGAAGCTCACCAACCGCGAGAAGGAACTAATAAAGCTCCTCGCCAAGTTCCCAACGGTCATAGAGCAAGCAGGAAGAGACATCAAGCCCCACCTGATCCCAGCCTACCTCAACGAGCTGGCAAGCCTCTTCAACAGGTTCTACATGGACCACCCAGTCCTCAAGGCCGAGGAGGGAATCAGGGAGGAGCGTCTGCTGCTCGTCCTGGCCGTCAAGCAGGTTCTCAGGAATGGACTGGAGTTACTTGGAATCGAGGCACCGGAGAGGATGTGA
- a CDS encoding lipoate protein ligase C-terminal domain-containing protein — translation MKHHIGEHKAKKGLIRIEFDEKNGIAEHVKITGDFFMHPEEAVHELEKKLEGHRLDELEHLIDEFFAMRMDIEMPYVNVEDFKVALKKALEG, via the coding sequence GTGAAACACCACATAGGTGAGCACAAGGCCAAGAAGGGACTCATAAGGATTGAGTTCGACGAGAAGAACGGTATCGCTGAGCACGTTAAGATAACGGGAGACTTCTTCATGCATCCCGAGGAGGCGGTTCACGAGCTGGAGAAGAAACTTGAGGGGCACAGGCTGGACGAGCTGGAGCACCTGATAGACGAGTTCTTTGCGATGAGGATGGACATTGAGATGCCCTACGTTAACGTCGAAGATTTTAAGGTAGCCCTCAAGAAGGCACTGGAAGGGTGA
- a CDS encoding stage II sporulation protein M: protein MKKLPFASHRTKDKAKEYFVLLTLGFTIAMVFGVITALTVPQRALGIFENIGRSIAGKIDIKSQFHTFLSIYLNNLGVATSAYALGVFFGIVPWLVVMFNGFILGLVVTLVISQGLMSPVQALLAIVPHGIFEIPAILLSATAGIMLYRGVLKKEGLDVVYFSLRLYALSAAILLLAAFIEAFITPAVAGIG from the coding sequence GTGAAGAAGTTGCCTTTCGCCTCCCATCGGACCAAAGATAAAGCAAAGGAGTACTTTGTTTTACTCACGCTGGGGTTTACTATAGCGATGGTCTTTGGTGTGATAACTGCCCTGACCGTACCCCAGAGAGCACTAGGGATTTTTGAGAACATCGGAAGGTCCATAGCCGGAAAAATCGACATCAAGAGCCAGTTTCACACGTTTCTTTCGATATACCTCAACAACCTAGGCGTTGCGACCTCGGCGTATGCCCTCGGAGTATTCTTCGGTATCGTCCCCTGGCTTGTAGTTATGTTCAACGGCTTCATTCTCGGTCTTGTCGTAACCTTGGTGATTTCCCAAGGACTCATGAGCCCGGTCCAGGCCCTTCTCGCCATAGTTCCCCACGGGATATTTGAAATACCTGCCATACTTCTCTCGGCAACGGCGGGCATAATGCTCTACAGAGGAGTACTCAAAAAAGAGGGTTTAGACGTAGTCTACTTCTCCCTAAGACTCTATGCCCTCTCGGCGGCAATCCTGCTCCTAGCGGCATTTATAGAGGCCTTCATAACCCCAGCAGTTGCTGGTATCGGGTGA
- a CDS encoding radical SAM protein, translated as MIEVSLPNVKFEETDESVRLIWRETLYADFDKKELQRILRRKYRVKPEIIVRDGRLFIDTDYPGVEKYLAIYIQNNLGALLRNRYTGRKVLYIHEGMDVPLLGYNAFGLIDRGTNLIQVRGVSGCNLSCVFCSVDEGPYSRTRKLDYVVDIDYLMKWFDDVARIKGKGLEAHLDGQGEPLIYPFRVELVQALREHPNVSVISMQSNGTLLNDKLVEELAEAGLDRVNLSIHSLDPDKAKMLMGMKSYDLEHVLEMAEALVNAGIDVLIAPVIIFGVNDDEAEAFIEFARKIGAGKRWPALGFQNYVPYKFGRNPTIAKVVPFKEFYAWLRALEEKTGMRPLVLKPSHFGMEKREFIPLVFRPGEVVKAEVVLPGRIEGEMLAKARNRLIEVIGTKAEVGDRIKVRIVRTRHGIYIGTEV; from the coding sequence ATGATAGAAGTTTCTCTTCCCAATGTAAAGTTTGAGGAAACGGATGAAAGCGTGAGACTCATCTGGAGGGAGACTCTTTACGCTGATTTCGACAAGAAAGAGCTTCAAAGGATTTTGAGGAGAAAGTATCGGGTTAAACCTGAGATAATCGTTAGGGACGGGAGACTCTTCATTGATACCGACTATCCAGGCGTCGAGAAGTACCTGGCTATCTATATCCAGAACAACCTCGGCGCACTTTTGAGGAACCGCTACACCGGCAGAAAGGTCCTCTACATCCATGAGGGCATGGACGTTCCTCTTCTCGGCTATAACGCCTTTGGATTGATTGACAGGGGGACAAACCTTATCCAGGTGAGGGGCGTCAGCGGCTGCAACCTGAGCTGCGTCTTCTGCTCCGTCGATGAGGGCCCCTATTCGCGAACAAGGAAGCTTGACTACGTAGTGGACATCGACTACCTGATGAAGTGGTTTGATGACGTGGCCAGGATAAAGGGCAAAGGCCTTGAGGCTCACCTCGACGGTCAGGGCGAGCCTCTCATCTACCCCTTCCGCGTCGAGCTCGTTCAGGCCCTCCGCGAGCACCCGAACGTCTCCGTCATCTCGATGCAGAGCAACGGGACTCTCTTGAATGACAAGCTGGTTGAGGAGCTGGCGGAGGCTGGCCTCGACAGGGTGAACCTCTCGATACACTCCCTCGACCCAGACAAGGCCAAGATGCTCATGGGGATGAAGAGCTACGACCTTGAGCACGTTCTCGAGATGGCCGAAGCCTTAGTAAACGCGGGAATCGACGTTCTCATAGCCCCTGTCATAATCTTCGGGGTCAACGACGATGAGGCCGAAGCTTTCATAGAGTTCGCAAGGAAGATTGGGGCAGGAAAGCGCTGGCCCGCCCTTGGCTTCCAGAACTACGTCCCCTACAAGTTCGGCAGAAACCCGACGATAGCAAAGGTGGTTCCCTTCAAGGAGTTCTACGCGTGGCTAAGGGCCCTTGAAGAGAAAACTGGCATGAGGCCCCTAGTTCTCAAGCCGAGCCACTTCGGAATGGAGAAGAGGGAATTCATACCCCTCGTCTTCAGGCCGGGTGAAGTCGTCAAGGCCGAGGTTGTTCTGCCCGGGAGGATAGAGGGAGAAATGCTGGCCAAGGCTAGGAACAGGCTCATTGAAGTAATAGGCACGAAGGCAGAAGTGGGGGACAGAATAAAGGTCAGGATAGTCAGGACGAGGCACGGGATTTACATAGGGACTGAGGTTTAA
- a CDS encoding ACT domain-containing protein, whose amino-acid sequence MWGKIEHYFDEYPVRKLIAKTLLKYGLRVSDDMKIKAGDIEVPYTKIAKALDVDRRVVKETVGMILKIPELREIYTNLEPTVHMKYVGRHVGYGVIEIEPEPRAVGILAKIAQKIADRNINIVQVVAEDPELYPEATLTIITEKPIPGDLINELSKLEGVKRISIY is encoded by the coding sequence ATGTGGGGTAAGATTGAACACTACTTCGACGAATACCCGGTCAGAAAGCTCATAGCTAAGACCCTTCTCAAGTACGGCCTCAGGGTCTCCGATGACATGAAGATAAAGGCCGGAGACATAGAGGTTCCTTACACCAAGATAGCCAAGGCCCTCGACGTCGACAGGAGAGTCGTGAAAGAAACCGTTGGGATGATTCTCAAGATACCGGAGCTAAGGGAGATCTACACCAACCTTGAACCGACTGTCCACATGAAGTACGTGGGGAGACACGTTGGGTACGGTGTAATTGAGATCGAGCCTGAACCAAGGGCAGTTGGAATATTGGCAAAGATAGCTCAGAAGATAGCCGACAGGAACATAAACATCGTCCAGGTCGTTGCGGAGGATCCCGAACTATACCCCGAGGCTACCCTGACAATAATCACAGAGAAGCCAATTCCGGGTGACCTCATCAACGAGCTCTCGAAACTCGAAGGAGTCAAAAGGATATCGATCTATTAG
- a CDS encoding Na+/H+ antiporter subunit E, with amino-acid sequence MEEASNVSRYLYTLIVLFLIWLALTASLDPQELTFGLILSAIVAAITYPIFTTRGLANLHPKRVTYAIAYVPYFLWAMIMANLDVAYRVLHPKKPIRPGVVHCKTVLKTNPGKLSLANSITLTPGTITLDVDGDDYFIHWIWVPDEVLSAKSEEEHVERASENITRPFEKFLKVIFG; translated from the coding sequence ATGGAGGAAGCAAGCAACGTTAGCAGGTACCTCTACACTCTTATAGTACTGTTTTTGATATGGCTGGCCCTAACAGCGAGCCTAGATCCTCAGGAGCTAACCTTTGGCCTCATTTTATCGGCGATAGTGGCAGCTATAACCTACCCAATCTTTACCACCAGGGGACTGGCAAACCTCCATCCAAAGAGGGTTACCTACGCAATAGCCTACGTGCCATATTTCCTCTGGGCAATGATAATGGCTAACCTTGACGTTGCCTACAGGGTTCTCCATCCCAAAAAGCCCATAAGGCCTGGAGTGGTCCACTGCAAGACGGTTCTCAAAACCAATCCAGGAAAACTCTCTTTAGCCAATTCAATAACTCTAACACCAGGTACCATAACCCTCGACGTCGACGGTGACGACTACTTCATACACTGGATCTGGGTTCCAGACGAGGTTCTTTCAGCTAAAAGCGAGGAGGAACACGTTGAAAGGGCTTCTGAAAACATAACTAGACCCTTTGAAAAATTCCTGAAGGTGATCTTCGGATGA
- a CDS encoding monovalent cation/H+ antiporter complex subunit F, with amino-acid sequence MIGIGVYLALIAIATLLSMYRFMVGPTTPDRLVAVDIMTTITTGLMVLFALYYRRMIFLDVALVYAILAFGGVIAFARYMEGGL; translated from the coding sequence ATGATAGGGATTGGGGTTTATCTGGCTCTAATAGCGATAGCAACCCTGCTAAGCATGTATCGGTTCATGGTCGGGCCAACGACACCAGACAGACTGGTAGCGGTGGACATAATGACAACGATAACGACGGGGCTAATGGTACTCTTTGCCCTCTACTACAGGCGCATGATATTCCTCGATGTTGCACTCGTCTACGCAATACTAGCCTTTGGTGGAGTTATAGCCTTCGCACGCTACATGGAGGGAGGCCTATGA
- the mnhG gene encoding monovalent cation/H(+) antiporter subunit G: MNALAALGEALVLIGTFFYFLSALGLIRMPDVYNRMQTSTKSATLGSLGVLVGTGLWAVGDGLSWAWFVKATVIAVFLLLTNPISAHALIRAAYKSGIPLWQGSVVDKYREHIEAKASPGAAESESTEEGGEE; encoded by the coding sequence ATGAACGCGCTCGCTGCTTTAGGTGAAGCACTCGTACTCATAGGAACGTTCTTCTACTTTCTCTCTGCATTAGGTTTAATCAGGATGCCCGACGTCTACAACAGAATGCAGACCTCAACAAAGAGCGCCACCCTTGGTTCGCTGGGAGTTCTCGTGGGAACCGGGCTCTGGGCTGTTGGAGACGGCCTCTCGTGGGCATGGTTCGTAAAGGCTACGGTCATCGCGGTTTTCCTTCTGCTGACAAACCCAATCAGCGCCCACGCGCTCATAAGGGCAGCCTACAAGAGCGGCATTCCCCTCTGGCAGGGCAGCGTTGTTGACAAGTACCGCGAGCACATTGAAGCCAAGGCCTCTCCCGGGGCCGCTGAGAGTGAAAGTACTGAGGAGGGTGGTGAGGAATGA